A region from the Hylaeus volcanicus isolate JK05 chromosome 6, UHH_iyHylVolc1.0_haploid, whole genome shotgun sequence genome encodes:
- the LOC128878773 gene encoding catenin delta-2 isoform X6 gives MSNNQLVDSCLRVLQEKGPDMPQYTGQSDADYHGSNGQADTHSLHSSHLSVQEDPLLIRSHKQQTTQQVTSVSKVVREVSHMEPDPGAVSYMSVPLMSQDYQHADPRYATDSYMVGFEHYEPYLGCPPQPGYPGLHGIYMPRSHSPHSPHSPSEHSRASPPHEYLRKAAPYVEGGYNDIDPGLNPALQDHYRITPSPGGPGDPYDQISNSWNMDDSGEPSQHPHDESKVPYGYVSPSPYGPVGYGPGVGVGPVAVPSDVPGYDEGHPVPLSSGVPPGMFEDEVHLQRLQSRHPVVPGMASPLDDDQKSMRWRDPNLSEVIGFLSNPNNIIKANAAAYLQHLCYMDDPNKQKTRSLGGIPPLVQLLDHDNPDVYRNACGALRNLSYGRQNDENKRAIKNAGGVPALINLLRRTSDADVKELVTGVLWNLSSCEDLKTSIIDDGVTMVVNNIIIPHSGWEPSSASGETCWSTVFRNASGVLRNVSSAGEYARRKLRECEGLVDALLYVVRSAIEKSNIGNKIVENCVCILRNLSYRCQEVEDPNYDKHPIQSTVQNRVAAPAKAYSLCQGENLGCFGGSKKKKDGQPVQKETTASRTTSPRTEPVRGMELLWQPEVVQSYLKLLQTCSNPETLEAAAGALQNLAACYWQPSIEIRAAVRKEKGLPILVELLRMEVDRVVCAVATALRNLAIDQRNKELIGKYAMRDLIQKLPSGNNQHDQGTSDDTIAAVLATLNEVIKKNAEFSRSLLDAGGVDRLMNITRQRQKYTPRVLKFAGQVLFTMWQHQELRDVYKKHGWKEQDFVTKTVAARNSGPNSPNNANSYDCSTLNRPMASQGSTRYEDRTIQRANMNSNNVGRPTIYQSQPKPGEPLYAQVNLEKKKKRQYELGVGQGQGQGPIGPGVGGAPTGGQWAIDGVGVPDGSAATATVNVPPNSTAASAGDSWV, from the exons ATGTCAAATAATCAGCTGGTTGACTCCTGTCT ACGCGTccttcaggaaaaaggtcccGACATGCCGCAATACAC CGGACAGAGTGATGCAGATTATCACGGAAGTAACGGCCAGGCGGACACCCACTCGTTGCATTCGTCTCATTTGTCTGTCCAGGAGGATCCGTTACTCATCCGGTCTCATAAGCAGCAAACTACCCAACAA GTAACAAGCGTGTCGAAAGTGGTCCGCGAAGTATCGCACATGGAGCCGGATCCAGGTGCGGTAAGTTACATGTCAGTGCCATTGATGTCTCAAGATTACCAGCATGCCGACCCGCGGTACGCAACGGACTCGTACATGGTCGGTTTCGAGCATTACGAGCCTTACCTCGGTTGTCCACCGCAGCCAGGCTATCCAGGACTCCACGGCATCTACATGCCACGTTCGCACTCTCCTCATAGTCCTCACAGTCCTTCGGAGCACAGTCGCGCCTCGCCTCCGCATG aatACCTGCGTAAAGCGGCGCCGTACGTGGAAGGCGGTTACAACGACATCGATCCAGGTCTGAATCCTGCTTTGCAAGATCATTATCGTATCACTCCTAGTCCTGGCGGCCCCGGAGATCCATATG ATCAAATCAGCAACTCTTGGAATATGGATGACTCTGGGGAACCCTCTCAGCATCCTCATG ATGAGAGTAAAGTGCCCTATGGTTACGTGTCTCCGTCCCCCTATGGACCCGTCGGTTACGGACCTGGTGTAGGGGTAGGTCCAGTGGCAGTTCCTAGCGACGTACCTGGCTACGACGAAGGTCATCCGGTTCCTCTGTCCTCGGGAGTTCCGCCCGGAATGTTCGAGGATGAGGTGCATCTTCAGCGGTTGCAGTCTCGACATCCGGTCGTACCTGGAATGGCCAGTCCGTTGGACGACGATCAGAAATCCATGAGATGGCGAGACCCGAACCTGTCCGAGGTGATCGGCTTCCTGAGCAATCCTAACAACATCATCAAGGCGAACGCTGCCGCCTATCTACAGCACCTCTGCTACATGGACGACCCGAATAAGCAGAAGACGCGCAGCCTAGGTGGCATACCACCGTTGGTGCAGTTGCTCGATCACGATAATCCCGACGTGTACAGGAATGCTTGCGGGGCATTAAGGAACTTGTCCTATGGCAGGCAGAACGACGAGAATAAGAGGGCCATAAAAAACGCCGGTGGAGTGCCAGCTTTGATCAATTTGTTACGTAGGACATCTGATGCGGATGTAAAGGAACTGGTCACCGGGGTGTTGTGGAATTTATCTTCTTGCGAG GACCTGAAGACGTCCATCATCGACGATGGTGTAACGATGGTGGTGAATAACATAATCATACCGCACAGCGGTTGGGAGCCCAGCTCCGCCAGCGGAGAGACTTGCTGGTCGACGGTCTTCAGAAACGCGTCTGGTGTCCTGAGAAACGTTTCCAGTGCCGGAGAGTACGCGAGGAGAAAGTTACGCGAGTGCGAAGGACTCGTCGACGCGTTGCTATACGTTGTACGGTCAGCCATCGAGAAGTCCAACATCGGCAATAAAATTGTAGAGAATTGCGTATGCATCCTGAGAAACCTGAGCTACCGGTGTCAAGAGGTCGAGGACCCGAATTACGACAAGCATCCCATCCAATCCACGGTACAGAACAGGGTGGCAGCTCCGGCCAAAG CGTACAGTTTATGTCAAG GTGAGAATTTGGGTTGCTTTGGCGGcagtaagaagaaaaaagatggTCAACCAGTACAGAAGGAGACGACAGCGTCTCGTACGACCAGTCCCAGGACGGAACCAGTCAGAGGCATGGAGTTGCTCTGGCAACCAGAGGTGGTCCAGTCATATCTGAAACTCTTGCAGACTTGCTCAAATCCAGAAACGTTAGAAGCAGCTGCTGGAGCTCTTCAAAATTTGGCAGCTTGCTATTGGCAACCGAGCATTGAAATTCGCGCAGCTGTGAGAAAGGAGAAAGGACTTCCTATTTTGGTGGAATTACTACGAATGGAG gTGGATCGCGTGGTTTGCGCCGTTGCAACAGCACTCAGGAACCTCGCGATCGACCAACGCAATAAAGAGTTGATAGGGAAGTACGCTATGCGAGATCTTATTCAGAAGTTACCTTCGGGGAATAACCAACACGATCAGGGGACCAGCGACGACACGATTGCCGCGGTTTTGGCCACTTTGAACGAGGTCATCAAAAAGAACGCCGAATTTTCACGGTCGTTGTTAGACGCCGGTGGCGTCGATAGACTAATGAACATAACCAGGCAACGCCAGAAGTATACACCTCGTGTTCTTAAATTCGCAG gacAAGTTCTATTCACAATGTGGCAGCATCAAGAACTGAGGGACGTTTACAAGAAGCACGGATGGAAGGAGCAAGATTTTGTCACGAAAACGGTGGCAGCACGAAACTCAGGGCCTAATTCACCCAATAACGCTAATAG CTATGATTGCAGCACGTTGAATCGGCCGATGGCAAGTCAAGGAAGCACCAGATACGAGGACCGAACGATTCAGAGAGCAAATATGAATTCTAATAACGTTGGTCGGCCCACTATATATCAGTCT CAACCGAAACCCGGTGAGCCGCTCTACGCGCAAGTTAACttggagaagaaaaagaagcggCAGTATGAGCTGGGGGTGGGCCAGGGTCAGGGTCAGGGTCCAATCGGGCCAGGAGTCGGCGGTGCGCCGACCGGCGGTCAGTGGGCGATCGACGGTGTCGGCGTTCCGGACGGTTCTGCCGCCACGGCGACGGTGAACGTGCCACCGAATTCAACCGCGGCCTCCGCCGGGGACTCTTGGGTATAA
- the LOC128878773 gene encoding catenin delta-2 isoform X2, producing MSNNQLVDSCLLVNRRLERRQEHSITRTEITQRRVLQEKGPDMPQYTGQSDADYHGSNGQADTHSLHSSHLSVQEDPLLIRSHKQQTTQQVTSVSKVVREVSHMEPDPGAVSYMSVPLMSQDYQHADPRYATDSYMVGFEHYEPYLGCPPQPGYPGLHGIYMPRSHSPHSPHSPSEHSRASPPHEYLRKAAPYVEGGYNDIDPGLNPALQDHYRITPSPGGPGDPYDQISNSWNMDDSGEPSQHPHDESKVPYGYVSPSPYGPVGYGPGVGVGPVAVPSDVPGYDEGHPVPLSSGVPPGMFEDEVHLQRLQSRHPVVPGMASPLDDDQKSMRWRDPNLSEVIGFLSNPNNIIKANAAAYLQHLCYMDDPNKQKTRSLGGIPPLVQLLDHDNPDVYRNACGALRNLSYGRQNDENKRAIKNAGGVPALINLLRRTSDADVKELVTGVLWNLSSCEDLKTSIIDDGVTMVVNNIIIPHSGWEPSSASGETCWSTVFRNASGVLRNVSSAGEYARRKLRECEGLVDALLYVVRSAIEKSNIGNKIVENCVCILRNLSYRCQEVEDPNYDKHPIQSTVQNRVAAPAKAYSLCQGENLGCFGGSKKKKDGQPVQKETTASRTTSPRTEPVRGMELLWQPEVVQSYLKLLQTCSNPETLEAAAGALQNLAACYWQPSIEIRAAVRKEKGLPILVELLRMEVDRVVCAVATALRNLAIDQRNKELIGKYAMRDLIQKLPSGNNQHDQGTSDDTIAAVLATLNEVIKKNAEFSRSLLDAGGVDRLMNITRQRQKYTPRVLKFAGQVLFTMWQHQELRDVYKKHGWKEQDFVTKTVAARNSGPNSPNNANSTLNRPMASQGSTRYEDRTIQRANMNSNNVGRPTIYQSQPKPGEPLYAQVNLEKKKKRQYELGVGQGQGQGPIGPGVGGAPTGGQWAIDGVGVPDGSAATATVNVPPNSTAASAGDSWV from the exons ATGTCAAATAATCAGCTGGTTGACTCCTGTCT GCTGGTGAATCGTCGGCTCGAGCGGAGACAGGAGCACAGCATTACGCGCACCGAGATCACGCAGAG ACGCGTccttcaggaaaaaggtcccGACATGCCGCAATACAC CGGACAGAGTGATGCAGATTATCACGGAAGTAACGGCCAGGCGGACACCCACTCGTTGCATTCGTCTCATTTGTCTGTCCAGGAGGATCCGTTACTCATCCGGTCTCATAAGCAGCAAACTACCCAACAA GTAACAAGCGTGTCGAAAGTGGTCCGCGAAGTATCGCACATGGAGCCGGATCCAGGTGCGGTAAGTTACATGTCAGTGCCATTGATGTCTCAAGATTACCAGCATGCCGACCCGCGGTACGCAACGGACTCGTACATGGTCGGTTTCGAGCATTACGAGCCTTACCTCGGTTGTCCACCGCAGCCAGGCTATCCAGGACTCCACGGCATCTACATGCCACGTTCGCACTCTCCTCATAGTCCTCACAGTCCTTCGGAGCACAGTCGCGCCTCGCCTCCGCATG aatACCTGCGTAAAGCGGCGCCGTACGTGGAAGGCGGTTACAACGACATCGATCCAGGTCTGAATCCTGCTTTGCAAGATCATTATCGTATCACTCCTAGTCCTGGCGGCCCCGGAGATCCATATG ATCAAATCAGCAACTCTTGGAATATGGATGACTCTGGGGAACCCTCTCAGCATCCTCATG ATGAGAGTAAAGTGCCCTATGGTTACGTGTCTCCGTCCCCCTATGGACCCGTCGGTTACGGACCTGGTGTAGGGGTAGGTCCAGTGGCAGTTCCTAGCGACGTACCTGGCTACGACGAAGGTCATCCGGTTCCTCTGTCCTCGGGAGTTCCGCCCGGAATGTTCGAGGATGAGGTGCATCTTCAGCGGTTGCAGTCTCGACATCCGGTCGTACCTGGAATGGCCAGTCCGTTGGACGACGATCAGAAATCCATGAGATGGCGAGACCCGAACCTGTCCGAGGTGATCGGCTTCCTGAGCAATCCTAACAACATCATCAAGGCGAACGCTGCCGCCTATCTACAGCACCTCTGCTACATGGACGACCCGAATAAGCAGAAGACGCGCAGCCTAGGTGGCATACCACCGTTGGTGCAGTTGCTCGATCACGATAATCCCGACGTGTACAGGAATGCTTGCGGGGCATTAAGGAACTTGTCCTATGGCAGGCAGAACGACGAGAATAAGAGGGCCATAAAAAACGCCGGTGGAGTGCCAGCTTTGATCAATTTGTTACGTAGGACATCTGATGCGGATGTAAAGGAACTGGTCACCGGGGTGTTGTGGAATTTATCTTCTTGCGAG GACCTGAAGACGTCCATCATCGACGATGGTGTAACGATGGTGGTGAATAACATAATCATACCGCACAGCGGTTGGGAGCCCAGCTCCGCCAGCGGAGAGACTTGCTGGTCGACGGTCTTCAGAAACGCGTCTGGTGTCCTGAGAAACGTTTCCAGTGCCGGAGAGTACGCGAGGAGAAAGTTACGCGAGTGCGAAGGACTCGTCGACGCGTTGCTATACGTTGTACGGTCAGCCATCGAGAAGTCCAACATCGGCAATAAAATTGTAGAGAATTGCGTATGCATCCTGAGAAACCTGAGCTACCGGTGTCAAGAGGTCGAGGACCCGAATTACGACAAGCATCCCATCCAATCCACGGTACAGAACAGGGTGGCAGCTCCGGCCAAAG CGTACAGTTTATGTCAAG GTGAGAATTTGGGTTGCTTTGGCGGcagtaagaagaaaaaagatggTCAACCAGTACAGAAGGAGACGACAGCGTCTCGTACGACCAGTCCCAGGACGGAACCAGTCAGAGGCATGGAGTTGCTCTGGCAACCAGAGGTGGTCCAGTCATATCTGAAACTCTTGCAGACTTGCTCAAATCCAGAAACGTTAGAAGCAGCTGCTGGAGCTCTTCAAAATTTGGCAGCTTGCTATTGGCAACCGAGCATTGAAATTCGCGCAGCTGTGAGAAAGGAGAAAGGACTTCCTATTTTGGTGGAATTACTACGAATGGAG gTGGATCGCGTGGTTTGCGCCGTTGCAACAGCACTCAGGAACCTCGCGATCGACCAACGCAATAAAGAGTTGATAGGGAAGTACGCTATGCGAGATCTTATTCAGAAGTTACCTTCGGGGAATAACCAACACGATCAGGGGACCAGCGACGACACGATTGCCGCGGTTTTGGCCACTTTGAACGAGGTCATCAAAAAGAACGCCGAATTTTCACGGTCGTTGTTAGACGCCGGTGGCGTCGATAGACTAATGAACATAACCAGGCAACGCCAGAAGTATACACCTCGTGTTCTTAAATTCGCAG gacAAGTTCTATTCACAATGTGGCAGCATCAAGAACTGAGGGACGTTTACAAGAAGCACGGATGGAAGGAGCAAGATTTTGTCACGAAAACGGTGGCAGCACGAAACTCAGGGCCTAATTCACCCAATAACGCTAATAG CACGTTGAATCGGCCGATGGCAAGTCAAGGAAGCACCAGATACGAGGACCGAACGATTCAGAGAGCAAATATGAATTCTAATAACGTTGGTCGGCCCACTATATATCAGTCT CAACCGAAACCCGGTGAGCCGCTCTACGCGCAAGTTAACttggagaagaaaaagaagcggCAGTATGAGCTGGGGGTGGGCCAGGGTCAGGGTCAGGGTCCAATCGGGCCAGGAGTCGGCGGTGCGCCGACCGGCGGTCAGTGGGCGATCGACGGTGTCGGCGTTCCGGACGGTTCTGCCGCCACGGCGACGGTGAACGTGCCACCGAATTCAACCGCGGCCTCCGCCGGGGACTCTTGGGTATAA
- the LOC128878773 gene encoding catenin delta-2 isoform X4 — MSNNQLVDSCLLVNRRLERRQEHSITRTEITQRRVLQEKGPDMPQYTGQSDADYHGSNGQADTHSLHSSHLSVQEDPLLIRSHKQQTTQQVTSVSKVVREVSHMEPDPGAVSYMSVPLMSQDYQHADPRYATDSYMVGFEHYEPYLGCPPQPGYPGLHGIYMPRSHSPHSPHSPSEHSRASPPHEYLRKAAPYVEGGYNDIDPGLNPALQDHYRITPSPGGPGDPYDQISNSWNMDDSGEPSQHPHDESKVPYGYVSPSPYGPVGYGPGVGVGPVAVPSDVPGYDEGHPVPLSSGVPPGMFEDEVHLQRLQSRHPVVPGMASPLDDDQKSMRWRDPNLSEVIGFLSNPNNIIKANAAAYLQHLCYMDDPNKQKTRSLGGIPPLVQLLDHDNPDVYRNACGALRNLSYGRQNDENKRAIKNAGGVPALINLLRRTSDADVKELVTGVLWNLSSCEDLKTSIIDDGVTMVVNNIIIPHSGWEPSSASGETCWSTVFRNASGVLRNVSSAGEYARRKLRECEGLVDALLYVVRSAIEKSNIGNKIVENCVCILRNLSYRCQEVEDPNYDKHPIQSTVQNRVAAPAKGENLGCFGGSKKKKDGQPVQKETTASRTTSPRTEPVRGMELLWQPEVVQSYLKLLQTCSNPETLEAAAGALQNLAACYWQPSIEIRAAVRKEKGLPILVELLRMEVDRVVCAVATALRNLAIDQRNKELIGKYAMRDLIQKLPSGNNQHDQGTSDDTIAAVLATLNEVIKKNAEFSRSLLDAGGVDRLMNITRQRQKYTPRVLKFAGQVLFTMWQHQELRDVYKKHGWKEQDFVTKTVAARNSGPNSPNNANSTLNRPMASQGSTRYEDRTIQRANMNSNNVGRPTIYQSQPKPGEPLYAQVNLEKKKKRQYELGVGQGQGQGPIGPGVGGAPTGGQWAIDGVGVPDGSAATATVNVPPNSTAASAGDSWV, encoded by the exons ATGTCAAATAATCAGCTGGTTGACTCCTGTCT GCTGGTGAATCGTCGGCTCGAGCGGAGACAGGAGCACAGCATTACGCGCACCGAGATCACGCAGAG ACGCGTccttcaggaaaaaggtcccGACATGCCGCAATACAC CGGACAGAGTGATGCAGATTATCACGGAAGTAACGGCCAGGCGGACACCCACTCGTTGCATTCGTCTCATTTGTCTGTCCAGGAGGATCCGTTACTCATCCGGTCTCATAAGCAGCAAACTACCCAACAA GTAACAAGCGTGTCGAAAGTGGTCCGCGAAGTATCGCACATGGAGCCGGATCCAGGTGCGGTAAGTTACATGTCAGTGCCATTGATGTCTCAAGATTACCAGCATGCCGACCCGCGGTACGCAACGGACTCGTACATGGTCGGTTTCGAGCATTACGAGCCTTACCTCGGTTGTCCACCGCAGCCAGGCTATCCAGGACTCCACGGCATCTACATGCCACGTTCGCACTCTCCTCATAGTCCTCACAGTCCTTCGGAGCACAGTCGCGCCTCGCCTCCGCATG aatACCTGCGTAAAGCGGCGCCGTACGTGGAAGGCGGTTACAACGACATCGATCCAGGTCTGAATCCTGCTTTGCAAGATCATTATCGTATCACTCCTAGTCCTGGCGGCCCCGGAGATCCATATG ATCAAATCAGCAACTCTTGGAATATGGATGACTCTGGGGAACCCTCTCAGCATCCTCATG ATGAGAGTAAAGTGCCCTATGGTTACGTGTCTCCGTCCCCCTATGGACCCGTCGGTTACGGACCTGGTGTAGGGGTAGGTCCAGTGGCAGTTCCTAGCGACGTACCTGGCTACGACGAAGGTCATCCGGTTCCTCTGTCCTCGGGAGTTCCGCCCGGAATGTTCGAGGATGAGGTGCATCTTCAGCGGTTGCAGTCTCGACATCCGGTCGTACCTGGAATGGCCAGTCCGTTGGACGACGATCAGAAATCCATGAGATGGCGAGACCCGAACCTGTCCGAGGTGATCGGCTTCCTGAGCAATCCTAACAACATCATCAAGGCGAACGCTGCCGCCTATCTACAGCACCTCTGCTACATGGACGACCCGAATAAGCAGAAGACGCGCAGCCTAGGTGGCATACCACCGTTGGTGCAGTTGCTCGATCACGATAATCCCGACGTGTACAGGAATGCTTGCGGGGCATTAAGGAACTTGTCCTATGGCAGGCAGAACGACGAGAATAAGAGGGCCATAAAAAACGCCGGTGGAGTGCCAGCTTTGATCAATTTGTTACGTAGGACATCTGATGCGGATGTAAAGGAACTGGTCACCGGGGTGTTGTGGAATTTATCTTCTTGCGAG GACCTGAAGACGTCCATCATCGACGATGGTGTAACGATGGTGGTGAATAACATAATCATACCGCACAGCGGTTGGGAGCCCAGCTCCGCCAGCGGAGAGACTTGCTGGTCGACGGTCTTCAGAAACGCGTCTGGTGTCCTGAGAAACGTTTCCAGTGCCGGAGAGTACGCGAGGAGAAAGTTACGCGAGTGCGAAGGACTCGTCGACGCGTTGCTATACGTTGTACGGTCAGCCATCGAGAAGTCCAACATCGGCAATAAAATTGTAGAGAATTGCGTATGCATCCTGAGAAACCTGAGCTACCGGTGTCAAGAGGTCGAGGACCCGAATTACGACAAGCATCCCATCCAATCCACGGTACAGAACAGGGTGGCAGCTCCGGCCAAAG GTGAGAATTTGGGTTGCTTTGGCGGcagtaagaagaaaaaagatggTCAACCAGTACAGAAGGAGACGACAGCGTCTCGTACGACCAGTCCCAGGACGGAACCAGTCAGAGGCATGGAGTTGCTCTGGCAACCAGAGGTGGTCCAGTCATATCTGAAACTCTTGCAGACTTGCTCAAATCCAGAAACGTTAGAAGCAGCTGCTGGAGCTCTTCAAAATTTGGCAGCTTGCTATTGGCAACCGAGCATTGAAATTCGCGCAGCTGTGAGAAAGGAGAAAGGACTTCCTATTTTGGTGGAATTACTACGAATGGAG gTGGATCGCGTGGTTTGCGCCGTTGCAACAGCACTCAGGAACCTCGCGATCGACCAACGCAATAAAGAGTTGATAGGGAAGTACGCTATGCGAGATCTTATTCAGAAGTTACCTTCGGGGAATAACCAACACGATCAGGGGACCAGCGACGACACGATTGCCGCGGTTTTGGCCACTTTGAACGAGGTCATCAAAAAGAACGCCGAATTTTCACGGTCGTTGTTAGACGCCGGTGGCGTCGATAGACTAATGAACATAACCAGGCAACGCCAGAAGTATACACCTCGTGTTCTTAAATTCGCAG gacAAGTTCTATTCACAATGTGGCAGCATCAAGAACTGAGGGACGTTTACAAGAAGCACGGATGGAAGGAGCAAGATTTTGTCACGAAAACGGTGGCAGCACGAAACTCAGGGCCTAATTCACCCAATAACGCTAATAG CACGTTGAATCGGCCGATGGCAAGTCAAGGAAGCACCAGATACGAGGACCGAACGATTCAGAGAGCAAATATGAATTCTAATAACGTTGGTCGGCCCACTATATATCAGTCT CAACCGAAACCCGGTGAGCCGCTCTACGCGCAAGTTAACttggagaagaaaaagaagcggCAGTATGAGCTGGGGGTGGGCCAGGGTCAGGGTCAGGGTCCAATCGGGCCAGGAGTCGGCGGTGCGCCGACCGGCGGTCAGTGGGCGATCGACGGTGTCGGCGTTCCGGACGGTTCTGCCGCCACGGCGACGGTGAACGTGCCACCGAATTCAACCGCGGCCTCCGCCGGGGACTCTTGGGTATAA